The following proteins are co-located in the Malassezia restricta chromosome II, complete sequence genome:
- a CDS encoding nascent polypeptide-associated complex subunit beta, which translates to MPIDQEKLAKLQSAQRVGGKGAPRRKVVKKPKGAVAGGDDPKLQAAMKKLAVQPLTGIEEVNMFKADGNVLHIDAPKVHGDVGSNTLAVYGKAQNKELTELLPGILSQLGPESLASLRKLAESYQAISAQQAEAQKAAENEGVPEVSGNFDEVEQGKDAPAETQVDQLD; encoded by the exons ATGCCTATTGATCAGGAGAAGCTTGCTAAGCTGCAGAGCGCCCAGCGTGTTGGTGGCAAGGGTGCCCCACGCCGAAAGGTTGTGAAGAAGCCCAAGGGTGCTGTGGCCGGTGGTGATGACCCCAAGCTGCAGGCCGCTATGAAGAAGCTGGCTGTTCAGCCCCTCACTGGCATTGAGGAGGTGAACATGTTCAAGGCGGACGGAAACGTGCTGCATATTGATGCCCCCAAAG TACATGGCGATGTTGGCTCGAACACCCTTGCTGTGTACGGCAAGGCACAGAACAAGGAGCTCACTGAGCTCCTTCCGGGTATTCTCAGCCAGCTTGGCCCTGAGTCGCTTGCGAGCCTGCGTAAGCTGGCTGAAAGCTACCAGGCCATCAGTGCccagcaggccgaggcTCAGAAGGCTGCTGAAAACGAAGGTGTGCCGGAGGTGTCTGGTAACTTCGATGAGGTCGAACAGGGCAAGGATGCCCCTGCTGAGACGCAGGTCGACCAGCTTGACTAA
- a CDS encoding F-type H+-transporting ATP synthase subunit e, which translates to MSPTPVVNVVRYSALIAGIGYGIMHGQKLQAKYDDRVEKQAIKHREDQIKKAKEEYAKIRAAKLAPASPNAVVSDPEDPNFDLERLLKHWEEKL; encoded by the exons ATGTCGCCTACACCTGTTGTGAACGTCGTTCGGTATTCGGCACTGATTGCTGGTATCGGTTACGGTATTATGCACGGCCAGAAGCTGCAGGCCAAGTATGACGATCGGGTTGAAAAGCAGGCGATCAAGCACCGTGAAGACCAAATCAAGAAGGCCAAGGAGGAATACGCTAAGATCCGCGCAGCGAAACTTGCTCCTGCGTCGCCAAATG CTGTCGTGTCAGACCCCGAGGACCCGAACTTTGACCTTGAGAGGCTGCTCAAGCACTGGGAAGAAAAGCTCTAG
- a CDS encoding sensitive to high expression protein 9, mitochondrial, which translates to MSRRLCMVGINARPIWTGNLGNKSTNSLAKMPLAIRCLRFCAAYSSSSHVLGRWRHKLHLWIEHTKPVAKDKLIEWNHKWNDYSGYAEINALKEQVQRQSDRLSELQHNKNVAKMVYLQAVSDRSASQRRINDLLSRKSSWKDDDLTEYTTLLHSEHNHVRAEERSQHEYERTESEMQRGFDDLMRSVMRRYHEEHLWSDRVRSISTYVSVGLGILNVMVFILALFFVEPFKRRRLAQTLETRLLTSEDAFRERMQTVLVSVDERLANMESMLSLPDAPQSSTAHSIPKLGTNFLWVSDIFSWLSICGTYVAKVWNQVNVFTAPQELARITATSTGVVIGGVFSYLLLLLII; encoded by the coding sequence ATGAGTCGTCGGTTGTGTATGGTAGGCATCAATGCACGTCCCATATGGACCGGTAATCTAGGGAATAAAAGCACCAATAGTCTTGCCAAGATGCCACTTGCCATTCGATGCCTTCGGTTTTGTGCGGCCTATTCGTCATCTTCACATGTGTTAGGGCGATGGCGCCACAAACTTCACCTTTGGATCGAGCATACGAAGCCCGTGGCCAAAGACAAACTTATTGAATGGAACCATAAATGGAATGACTACTCAGGATACGCTGAAATCAATGCACTAAAAGAACAAGTGCAGCGACAAAGCGATCGACTTAGTGAGCTGCAACATAACAAGAACGTAGCCAAGATGGTATACCTGCAGGCTGTTTCGGACCGGTCTGCATCACAGCGGCGAATTAATGATCTGCTTTCGCGCAAATCAAGCTGGAAGGATGATGACTTGACGGAGTACACAACTCTTTTGCACTCGGAGCATAATCACGTTCGAGCAGAGGAACGAAGTCAACATGAATATGAGCGCACTGAATCGGAAATGCAGCGAGGATTTGATGACTTGATGCGCAGTGTTATGCGTCGATACCATGAAGAACACCTTTGGAGCGACCGCGTACGGAGTATTAGCACCTATGTGAGCGTGGGACTCGGTATACTAAACGTGATGGTGTTTATTCTCGCTCTCTTCTTTGTCGAGCCGTTTAAGCGCCGCCGTCTGGCACAGACACTTGAAACGCGCTTATTGACCAGCGAAGATGCATTTCGAGAGCGTATGCAAACTGTGCTAGTCTCTGTGGACGAACGCCTTGCAAATATGGAATCGATGCTGAGTCTGCCTGATGCGCCCCAGTCGAGCACTGCGCATTCAATACCTAAGCTTGGCACAAATTTCTTGTGGGTGTCTGATATATTTTCTTGGTTAAGTATCTGCGGGACATATGTGGCCAAAGTGTGGAATCAAGTCAATGTTTTCACGGCGCCGCAAGAATTAGCCCGCATCACAGCTACGTCAACAGGCGTCGTGATCGGTGGCGTATTCTCTTACCTACTCCTTTTGCTTATCATATGA
- a CDS encoding replication factor A3 produces MSQAIPLVNSAQLAERQSEEVRLIGKVLKVSGDILLLEASDHGTVEVKLQVDDSPATQYVEVVGRVSRTGDSVTQHALLSMGDDIDLTLVEHLVHLTPKYPALFSE; encoded by the exons ATGTCTCAAGCCATTCCCCTTGTAAACTCAGCCCAACTCGCTGAAAGGCAAAGCGAAGAAGTTCGTTTGATTGGCAAAGTACTCAAG GTTTCCGGTGATATCCTTCTTCTTGAGGCCTCTGACCATGGCACGGTAGAAGTCAAACTCCAGGTG GATGATTCACCTGCTACACAATATGTGGAAGTTGTTGGACGTGTGTCACGAACAGGTGACTCAGTAACCCAACATGCCTTACTATCCATGGGCGATGACATTG ACTTGACCCTAGTTGAGCATCTTGTTCATCTGACACCTAAATACCCTGCGCTATTCTCTGAGTAG
- a CDS encoding acetyl-CoA synthetase produces MTGNYLVDIPPRVNGSDETRPKAHIDESTYPILHQRSIHDNDAFWADEANRMISWFVPFKTVQYGTFDRGNIAWFVEGQLNASYNLVDRWAFERPNDTAIIWESDEPGNDVKISFSELLERVCQVAGVLQSMGVKKGDIVIIYMPMIPDAVVSMLACSRIGAVHSVVFAGFSSESLRDRIQDCRARIVMTSDEGRRGGRTIATKSIVDAALKECDSVEHVLVSKRTGAVDVPWVDGRDQWLNELAVRQRTYLPPVMVNSEDPLFVLYTSGSTGKPKGVVHTTAGYLLGAGLSVKHVFDVHPGDRFGCMADIGWITGHTYIVYGPLMNGTTTLLFESTPMYPTPSRYWEVVDRHELTQFYTAPTSIRMLRRMGAEHVEKYDLSSLRVLGTVGEPINPEAWHWYNDVVGRKHCAIVDTYWMTEGGSHMITTLPGAIKSKPGAASKPFWGLEPVLLDSQTGAVLEGFDVEGVLAMSKPWPSLARTILNDHGRFLDTYMRPYPGYFFTGDSAYRDHDGYIWIRGRVDDVINVSGHRMSTSEIESALILHPGVAEAAAVGAPDEVTGQSITAFVALKPDYLGNTAEDLTKELVMQVRRAIGPFATPKRIMCVRDLPKTRSGKIVRRVLRKIVCNEADQLGDLSTLQDPSILDHLLSVFNEDTANAK; encoded by the exons ATGACGGGAAATTATTTAGTGGATATTCCACCCAGAGTCAACGGAAGCGACGAGACGCGTCCGAAAGCGCACATTGATGAAAGTACATACCCTATCTTGCATCAGCGTTCAATCCATGACAACGATGCATTTTGGGCCGATGAAGCGAACAGAATGATTTCATGGTTCGTCCCATTCAAGACCGTTCAGTATGGGACCTTTGACCGCGGGAACATTGCGTGGTTTGTCGAAGGCCAGTTGAATGCCTCGTACAACCTCGTAGACCGCTGGGCATTTGAACGTCCCAACGACACTGCTATTATTTGGGAGTCTGATGAGCCTGGCAACGATGTCAAAATTAGCTTCAGTGAGCTTCTTGAACGCGTTTGCCAAGTGGCAGGCGTTCTTCAGTCTATGGGCGTAAAAAAGGGTGATATTGTCATTATATATATGCCCATGATTCCTGATGCGGTGGTCAGTATGTTGGCTTGCAGTCGCATCGGTGCTGTCCACTCTGTTGTGTTTGCTGGTTTCAGCTCTGAATCGCTCCGTGACCGTATTCAGGActgccgcgcgcgcatTGTCATGACATCAGACGAGGGTCGTCGTGGTGGCCGCACTATCGCGACCAAGTCGATTGTGGATGCGGCTTTGAAAGAATGCGACAGCGTAGAACATGTGCTGGTTTCGAAGCGCACGGGGGCAGTTGATGTGCCTTGGGTCGATGGACGTGACCAATGGCTGAATGAACTTGCTGTGCGACAGCGAACGTACCTGCCACCTGTAATGGTGAACAGCGAAGACCCGCTCTTCGTGCTGTATACGTCGGGCTCTACAGGAAAACCAAAGGGCGTTGTGCACACAACAGCTGGCTATTTGCTCGGAGCAGGCCTGTCTGTGAAGCATGTGTTCGATGTTCACCCCGGCGATCGGTTTGGATGCATGGCGGATATTGGTTGGATCACCGGTCACACGTACATTGTTTACGGACCACTGATGAATGGCACGACCACTCTCCTTTTTGAGTCGACTCCTATGTACCCCACGCCATCGCGTTACTGGGAGGTGGTCGACCGACACGAGCTCACGCAATTCTATACGGCCCCCACATCGATTCGcatgctgcgtcgcatgggTGCGGAGCACGTCGAAAAGTATGATCTAAGCTCTTTACGTGTCTTAGGTACAGTGGGTGAGCCCATCAACCCTGAAGCTTGGCACTGGTACAATGACGTAGTCGGTCGCAAGCACTGTGCTATCGTCGACACGTACTGGATGACTGAAGGTGGCTCGCACATGATCACGACTCTGCCTGGTGCTATTAAGAGTAAGCCAGGTGCAGCAAGTAAGCCGTTTTGGGGACTGGAGCCCGTCCTACTTGACTCACAGACAGGCGCTGTGCTTGAAGGTTTCGACGTCGAGGGCGTTTTGGCCATGAGCAAGCCTTGGCCATCGCTCGCACGCACCATCTTGAATGACCATGGGCGTTTCCTAGACACGTATATGCGTCCATACCCGGGCTACTTCTTCACAGGCGACAGTGCATACCGCGATCATGATGGCTATATCTGGATCCGCGGTCGTGTGGACGACGTTATCAACGTCTCAGGCCACCGCATGTCGACATCGGAAATTGAGTCGGCACTTATACTGCACCCAGGTGTAGCAGAAGCGGCAGCGGTCGGAGCACCGGACGAAGTGACCGGCCAGTCGATCACAGCCTTTGTGGCTCTCAAGCCTGACTATTTGGGCAATACTGCTGAGGATCTGACCAAGGAGCTTGTCATGCAGGTTCGCCGAGCCATCGGTCCCTTTGCCACACCAAAGCGGATCATGTGCGTCAGAGACCTGCCCAAGACACGCAGCGGAAAAATTGTGCGCCGTGTCTTGCGCAAAATCGTGTGCAACGAGGCCGACCAGCTTGGCGATCTGTCCACGTTACAGGACCCTTCCATCTTGGATCATCTGCTG AGCGTGTTTAATGAGGACACAGCCAATGCAAAGTAG